One region of Eubalaena glacialis isolate mEubGla1 chromosome 6, mEubGla1.1.hap2.+ XY, whole genome shotgun sequence genomic DNA includes:
- the CRYZL1 gene encoding quinone oxidoreductase-like protein 1 isoform X1, with the protein MGTAPGPEGADPLQKDSKVAVVKVQAVGAAPRQVTMKGLYFQQSSTSEEITFVFQERENLPVTEDNYVKLQVKACALSQINTKLLAEMKMEKDFFPVGREVAGIVLDVGSKVSFFQPGDEVAGILPLDSEDPGLCEAVRVHEHYLVHKPEKVTWTEAAGTIRDGVRAYTALHYLSHLSPGKSVLIMDGASALGTIAIQLAHHRGAKVISTACSLEDKQCLERFRPSIARVIDVSNGKAQVAESCLEETGGLGVDIVLDAGVRLYNKDDEPTVKLQLLPHKHDIITLLGVGGHWVTTEENLQLDPPDSHCLFLKGATVAFLNDEVWNLSNVQQGKYLCILKDVMEKLSTGVFRPQLDEPIPLYEAKVTMEVVQKNQGRKKQVVQF; encoded by the exons gtgaCTATGAAAGGCTTATATTTTCAACAGAGTTCTACAAGTGAAGAAATAACATTTGTGTTCCAAGAAAGG GAAAATCTTCCTGTTACAGAGGATAACTATGTGAAGCTTCAAGTTAAAGCTTGTGCTCTGAGCCAGATAAATACAAAG CTTCTAGCAGAAATGAAGATGGAGAAGGATTTCTTTCCTGTTGGGAGAGAAGTTGCTGGAATTGTGTTAGATG TTGGAAGCAAGGTATCATTCTTTCAACCAGGTGATGAAGTAGCTG gaattttaccCCTGGATTCTGAAGACCCTGGACTTTGTGAAGCTGTTCGAGTACATGAGCATTACTTGG TTCACAAACCAGAAAAAGTTACGTGGACAGAAGCCGCTGGAACCATCCGGGATGGAGTACGAGCCTATACAGCTCTGCATTATCTTTCTCATCTCTCTCCTGGAAAGTCAGTGCTGATAATGGACGGAGCAAGT GCACTTGGAACAATAGCTATTCAGTTAGCACATCATAGAGGAGCCAAAGTGATTTCAACAGCATGCAGCCTTGAAGACAAGCAGTGTCTTGAAAGGTTTAGGCCTTCTATAG CCCGAGTGATCGATGTGTCCAATGGGAAAGCCCAGGTTGCTGAAAGCTGTTTAGAAGAAACAGGTGGCCTTGGAGTAGATATTGTCCTAGATGCTGGAG TGAGATTATATAATAAAGATGATGAACCAACTGTAAAATTACAACTACTACCACATAAACATGATATCATCACCCTTCTTGGTGTTGGAGGCCACTGGGTAACAACAGAAGAAAACCTGCAG TTGGATCCTCCAGATAGCCACTGCCTTTTCCTCAAGGGAGCGACGGTGGCTTTCCTTAATGATGAAGTTTGGAATTTGTCAAATGTACAACAGGGAAAGTATCTTT GTATCTTAAAAGATGTGATGGAGAAGCTATCAACTGGTGTTTTTAG ACCTCAGTTGGATGAACCCATTCCACTATACGAGGCAAAAGTTACCATGGAAGTTGTTCagaaaaatcaaggaagaaagaagcaagttgttcaattttaa
- the CRYZL1 gene encoding quinone oxidoreductase-like protein 1 isoform X2, translating into MVVTVLRSLGPRPRLAEAAEGRVTMKGLYFQQSSTSEEITFVFQERENLPVTEDNYVKLQVKACALSQINTKLLAEMKMEKDFFPVGREVAGIVLDVGSKVSFFQPGDEVAGILPLDSEDPGLCEAVRVHEHYLVHKPEKVTWTEAAGTIRDGVRAYTALHYLSHLSPGKSVLIMDGASALGTIAIQLAHHRGAKVISTACSLEDKQCLERFRPSIARVIDVSNGKAQVAESCLEETGGLGVDIVLDAGVRLYNKDDEPTVKLQLLPHKHDIITLLGVGGHWVTTEENLQLDPPDSHCLFLKGATVAFLNDEVWNLSNVQQGKYLCILKDVMEKLSTGVFRPQLDEPIPLYEAKVTMEVVQKNQGRKKQVVQF; encoded by the exons gtgaCTATGAAAGGCTTATATTTTCAACAGAGTTCTACAAGTGAAGAAATAACATTTGTGTTCCAAGAAAGG GAAAATCTTCCTGTTACAGAGGATAACTATGTGAAGCTTCAAGTTAAAGCTTGTGCTCTGAGCCAGATAAATACAAAG CTTCTAGCAGAAATGAAGATGGAGAAGGATTTCTTTCCTGTTGGGAGAGAAGTTGCTGGAATTGTGTTAGATG TTGGAAGCAAGGTATCATTCTTTCAACCAGGTGATGAAGTAGCTG gaattttaccCCTGGATTCTGAAGACCCTGGACTTTGTGAAGCTGTTCGAGTACATGAGCATTACTTGG TTCACAAACCAGAAAAAGTTACGTGGACAGAAGCCGCTGGAACCATCCGGGATGGAGTACGAGCCTATACAGCTCTGCATTATCTTTCTCATCTCTCTCCTGGAAAGTCAGTGCTGATAATGGACGGAGCAAGT GCACTTGGAACAATAGCTATTCAGTTAGCACATCATAGAGGAGCCAAAGTGATTTCAACAGCATGCAGCCTTGAAGACAAGCAGTGTCTTGAAAGGTTTAGGCCTTCTATAG CCCGAGTGATCGATGTGTCCAATGGGAAAGCCCAGGTTGCTGAAAGCTGTTTAGAAGAAACAGGTGGCCTTGGAGTAGATATTGTCCTAGATGCTGGAG TGAGATTATATAATAAAGATGATGAACCAACTGTAAAATTACAACTACTACCACATAAACATGATATCATCACCCTTCTTGGTGTTGGAGGCCACTGGGTAACAACAGAAGAAAACCTGCAG TTGGATCCTCCAGATAGCCACTGCCTTTTCCTCAAGGGAGCGACGGTGGCTTTCCTTAATGATGAAGTTTGGAATTTGTCAAATGTACAACAGGGAAAGTATCTTT GTATCTTAAAAGATGTGATGGAGAAGCTATCAACTGGTGTTTTTAG ACCTCAGTTGGATGAACCCATTCCACTATACGAGGCAAAAGTTACCATGGAAGTTGTTCagaaaaatcaaggaagaaagaagcaagttgttcaattttaa